A single Choristoneura fumiferana chromosome 9, NRCan_CFum_1, whole genome shotgun sequence DNA region contains:
- the LOC141431075 gene encoding retinaldehyde-binding protein 1-like, translating into MSATKYSHPFMQPLKPPPEGYEEGTQQIREWMKTQPHLPYISDDFVILFLHSCYCKVKETKETIEHYFTMRSNMPDLFSNRDPLSPRNKQILDIAHMIGLPNKTAEGYHVLLYRLSDFDYSKLNFADAIRVFCMFNDIKLSEDRLSDGYIVIFDMKGCSIGHLTRVTLPALRSFMLYIQNAHPCRLKKIHVVHTVSFINQVMCLVKPLIHSQVLSLLNFCSEGPASVVDKELLPEDYGGPLPPVKDFHAEQRKNMEDNYRDWLIESEIFKVDEKKRIKKPSRGMFASFTSSFKGLEID; encoded by the exons atGTCGGCGACGAAGTACTCGCACCCGTTCATGCAGCCGCTAAAGCCGCCGCCGGAGGGCTACGAGGAAGGCACGCAGCAGATCAGAGAGTG GATGAAAACGCAGCCGCACCTCCCGTACATATCCGATGACTTCGTGATACTGTTCCTCCACTCCTGTTACTGCAAAGTGAAGGAGACAAAAGAGACGATCGAACATTACTTCACGATGCGATCCAACATGCCGGACCTGTTCAGCAATAGGGACCCGCTGTCGCCGCGGAATAAACAGATACTGGATATAGC TCACATGATCGGCCTTCCAAACAAGACAGCGGAGGGTTACCACGTGCTACTTTACCGGCTTTCGGACTTCGACTATAGCAAGCTAAACTTCGCCGACGCCATTCGTGTCTTCTGCATGTTCAACGACATCAAACTGTCTGAAGATAGGCTGTCGGATGGCTACATCGTCATCTTTGACATGAAAGGCTGCAGCATCGGTCACCTCACGAGAGTGACGCTGCCAGCGTTGAGATCGTTCATGCTTTATATTCAG aATGCGCACCCGTGCCGTCTAAAAAAGATCCACGTGGTGCATACAGTGTCGTTCATCAACCAGGTGATGTGTCTCGTGAAGCCGCTCATCCACTCCCAAGTGCTGAGTCTCCTTAACTTTTGCTCGGAAGGACCAGCCTCAGTCGTCGACAAAGAACTGCTGCCAGAAGACTATGGCGGCCCACTACCACCAGTGAAAGACTTCCACGCAGAACAGCGGAAGAACATGGAGGATAACTACAGGGACTGGTTAATAGAATCGGAAATCTTCAAGGTTGATGAGAAGAAGAGGATCAAGAAGCCCAGCAGAGGCATGTTCGCCAGTTTCACCAGCAGCTTCAAAGGTCTGGAAATTGACTGA